The genomic interval GCTCAAGGCGGGAGTGTCCAGCCATCTGAACGCCAGCCTGCTCAACCTCAGCCATGCGGCCCTCAACAGAGTTGGACGCAAGCTCAGCCTGGCCAAGCGCGTTAGCGTAACGACGCTCAATCTTCTCACGAACTTGATCCAGGTTAGGAGTGCTGCCGGAGGTCAAAGAATCCATGGACTTCAGGGACTCGGAAACCTTTTCCTGCATCTTCGCCTGCTCCAGCTGGCTCAGAAGCTTGGTGCGCTCAGCAACCTTCTGCTGCAAAGCCATGGAGTTACGCTCCACAGCCTTCTTAGCCTGATCAGCCTGCTGCAGAGCCTGGTCGTGGAGCTGCTTGGTATCTTCAACGGACTGCTCAGCAGTAACCAGCTGTGCAGCGAAAGCCTCAGCGGCGTTTTCGTACTCAGTAGCCTTCTTGACATCACCGTCAGCGCGAGCCTTGTCAGCCAGCTGGATAGCCTGGCGGGTGTTGCCCTGCAGCTTCTCAATTTCAGCCAGACGGCGGTTCAGCTGCATTTCAAGCTGACGCTGGTTACCAATAACAGCTGCTGCCTGCTGGGAGAGCTCCTGATGCTGGCGCTGAGCATCTTCGATGGCTTGCTGGATCTGTACCTTAGGATCCGCGTTCTCCTCAATCTTGGAGTCGAACAACGCCATGAGGTACTTCCATGCCTTGGAGAATGGATTAGCCATGTTGAAAAGTGAGCCTTCCTAAATATCTGAAACAGGTAATTTCGCTGTATTCATTTATGCGATCATTATCCATGACGCCACGTATACCGGCACAACTGCCTTCACGCCACATGTAATTTTAGCGGTATGAAGTTAGCGGAACCTCGACGCCGTCCATATTAGCGCTATGAAGCCAACAATGGGCGTCGAAAAGCAATCTTTTACTGCTTTTCGACGCCCACCCATGCGCTTAGACGCGAGCGAGGTCTTCCTGCGCTGCTTGCAGCGCCATGGAACCTGCAGCTTCGATCAACACATCCGCAACGCTGGCCCCCAAAGCGTGGCACACGGAGGCAAGAAGCTCAGAGGACACCTCTTTGCGGCCGCGTTCCAATTCTGAAAGATAACCAGGTGACACACGTGAAGCTTCCGCCAGCTCACGCAAAGTAACGCCCTTGTCAGCACGGAAAGAACGAAGAGCTGCACCCAGAGCTTCGCGGAGAAGTGGCTCTGGAGCTTTCCGTGGGGCAGATTCTGAAATCGGCTTGTCTAGAAGGGTTGTATAAGTAACCATCGTTAGGTTCAACTCCCTTTCCCTAAAATTTGTTCCCAGTTTACCTGGAAACTTGAGTCACTGCGACTCAATATGGTCAATCAGCAGGCGAAAGCTTTGCTGCACAGCAGACTCTCTAATATGATGCCGTCCCAATTCAGCCAATATTACCTGTTGTTCACTTTCAAACGCACGATACGCGTCAATTGTTCCCGACGCCCCAAAATGCGCAGGACCAGCCACTCCGATCCACACTTCCCCCACCGGATGACCATCTTGTTTGCTGGGGCCAGCAACGCCCGTGAGCGAAACCGCCCAATCTGCCTGGCATCTGTGTGCGGCCCCCGTTGCCATCGCACGGGCGCACTGCGGGGAAACAACGCCGTGCGCGTCGATAAGCTCCTGCGGCACACCGGCAAGCGCAACCTTAAGCTCGGTGGCATAGGTGACCAGCCCGCCTTTAAGTACCACTGAGGCGCCGGGGATCTCTGCGATCGTCGCACTGGCAAGGCCGGCGGTGAGGGATTCACAAAACGCCAGCGTTTCACCGCGCGATTTCAACAGCTCCACCACTCGCCCCGCCAGATTCTCCGACATGGTCTAGCTTTCTGCGGACTTTCGTGAATCCCACAGGTACTGCAGACCCGTGACCACGGTGACGATCAGCGCTGCATACATGACGATCTGGCTTGGAATATCCATCCAACTTGGGAAAGGGCACAGATACAGAGCAACGGCAACAGTCTGCAGAGCAGTCTTAAGCTTGCCCCCCTTTGATGCAGGCACAACATTTCCAGCGCGCAGTTGGAAGAAACGCCAGATGGTAATGCCGAACTCTCGAAGCACAATCAACGCAGTGACCCACCAGGGCAAAATGCCGATGATGTTGAAACAGACAAATGCTGTGGTCATCAACGCCTTATCGGCAATCGGATCCGCGATCTTGCCAAAGTCAGTGACCAGGCCACGTGCTCGCGCAATATCGCCGTCAAGCTTGTCGGTGATCATGAGCAAAATGAAAACAACCAACGCCCACCAGGCAAAAGCATTGTTTTCCGTCTCACCTTTAAGCGTAAGCCACGCAAACAAAGGGATGACAATGATACGCAAGCTGGTCAAGAAGTTCGGAAGGTTCCAGTTGGAAGGCTTGACCGCTTGATTGCTTGGATCTTGTGCGCCATTTACGCCTGCTGATACATCACTCACGGTGTTCCACCCTACCTGCACCCAAATTGAAGACTACGACTAGTAATGATTTCTCCAAAAAACTTGTCACAAAGCTTGAGCCCACTCTATTCCTAAAAACCTCTCGACGGACGAAGCGCCACAAAAGCAAGAGAAGAATATAAGTGAACCAAATTCCGTTTAGTGTACGTCTAGACGCCTAAACTTACCTGTTATGACTTATTTTGCCGTGCTTTACACATACAACCCAGACAGCGAGAAAGTCGCTGAAGTTCGTACCGTCCACCGCGAGTTCATTGCCAACCTTCATGCGGAGGGCAAAATCGTTGGCTCCGGTCCTTTCGTGGACGGCGACGGTGGCGCGCTGATTGTCATCAAGTTGGAAGAAGGCTCCAACCTTGTTGATGCTGAAACCCTGATGAACAATGATCCATTCCACGTAGAAAACGTGCTGGACAACCGCGTCATCCGTAGCTGGAACCCTGTGACCAAAGATTTCTAGGCAACTTTTTCTTTAACAATTTTGGCGCTTGGCTTGTATGAAAGTCAGGTGCCTTCTCGCTTGCCTAAACCAGCGTTGCTGCCTAAACCAGCGTTGCTGCCTAAACCAGCGTTGCTGCCTAAACCAGCGTCGTATGGCTAAAGGGCCAGCACCGAAACTCCTCGGTGCTGGCCCTTTATTTTAAGTAATGCTGTTACTTCTTCTCTGAGGAGATATCGGTAACGGTGGCGGATCCGGTTTCAGGCTCCTCACCGGTCTCCCAGTTGTCGCCCTCATACTTTGCAGCGTTCCACTTTGGTGGAATACCGCCCTGGTTTTCGTCGCGTTTGTTCTTGATGATGGATGCGATGACGGTGATTGTCAGGACACCAATGATGAAGACCAAGGAGAACACGGTGGAAACCTCAGGTACGGAGACGTTTTCACCACCGTTGATGAATGGCAGGTTGTTTTCGTGCAGTGCATGCAGACCAAGCTTTGCACCAATGAACAGCAGGATAAGACCCAAGCCATAAGGCAGGTAGACCAGGCGGTCAAGCAGGCCGTCAAGCAGGAAGTACATTTGGCGCAGACCCAGCAGGGCGAATGCGTTAGTGGTGAACACGATGTAAGGCTCCGTGGTGATGCCGTAAATCGCTGGGATAGAGTCCAGTGCGAACATCAGGTCAACCATGCCGATGGATACAAGTGCAACGAACAGTGGGGTCAGGTGCAGCTTGCCTCCGAAGCGGTGAGTGAGCTTGTCGCCGTGGTAGCCCTCAGTAACCGGAATGACCTTGCGCAGCGCCTTAATGATGAACATGTCGTTCGGGTCGGTCTCAGGGGTGTCTCGAACTTCGTCCCACAGGAGCTTCACAGCGGTGTAGATCAGCCAGATGGAGAAGATGTAGAAGACATCGGACCAGGCTTCGATAACTGCAGCACCTGCGAGGATGAATGCCAGGCGGAAGACCAGTGCCAGCGCGATACCGATGAGCAGAACCTTCTGCTGGTACTTGCGAGGAATCTTGAAAGAACCCATGATCAGCGCGAAGATGAAGAGGTTATCAACACTCAACGCCTTCTCTGTCACGTAACCGGTGAAGAACTCAATGCCGTGCTGGTGTGGGTTACCTGGCTCGCCCCAAGCAAACCAGAGGAACACGCCGAAAACACAGGCGAGGGCTACGTAGAAGAGGCTCCACCATGCGGATTCTTTGATAGTGGGCTCGTGTGGGGTGCGGACGTGGGAATAGAAATCGAAAATGAAGAAGCCAGCAATCACTGCGATAGTGATTAGCCATGTGGCTAAGTTTACTTCCATGACAAAAAGAACCTCCGGTTCTTGGTTAGACAATTTAAGAACCGGAGGTCTCCCCCACCCTTGTCCCTCAACGCATCTAACATGCATCTGAAAAACAAAATGGGCCAGTGTGACCGGGAATTCACAACCTAAAATTCTTTAAAGTTTGATTTCCGTGTTGACGATCAACGCTGCTTGTGGGGTACTCCCCTCCAATACGGGAAAACTATAACCCAGATGGTGGGAAATTGCTACCCCGTCACCGCCCCGAAGCTAAAACCGCAGAAACTCAACCCGACTTAAGCAAAAAGAATCGGACATGCTCCCACAGTTCAAAGCAGTCTAAAACCGCAAACTGTGCGAACACGCCCGACTCAACATCCAGAGCCACTAGGCTCCTAAAGCCTTAACACACTCCCTTGGAAGGATCAGCCTGCACGACGGTGGTGTTAGCCGCTTCTTCAGCTTCCGCTGCCACCTCGTCATCCCAGGTCTCTTCCTTCGGTGCGTCGGCGGGGTCTGCACCTTTAAGCATCCACAAAATGGTTTCCAGCTCTTCTGGCTTGACCAAAACTTCACGAGCCTTAGAGCCTTCGGATGGGCCCACCACACCGCGGGTTTCCATGAGGTCCATGAGGCGTCCGGCCTTGGCAAAACCGATGCGCAGTTTGCGCTGCAGCATGGAGGTGGATCCCATTTGTGAGGTCACCACGAGTTCGACTGCTTCGAGGAGATCTTCCAGATCGTTTCCGATATCGGCATCGATCTTCTTAGCTTCGGAAGCCTTATCTTCGGTGACACCGTCGGTGTATTCAGGCTGGCGCTGAGCCTTGGCCATGTCCACGACCGCTTGGATTTCTTCATCGGTGACAAAGGCACCCTGGATACGTTGTGGCTTGCCGGCACCCTGTGGGATGAACAGCGCGTCGCCCATGCCGATCAGCTTTTCAGCGCCACCCTGGTCCAAAATAACGCGGGAGTCAGTTAGCGATGAGGTTGCGAAAGCCAAACGTGAAGGAACGTTGGTCTTGATCAGACCGGTCACAACGTCCACGGATGGGCGCTGCGTTGCCAGCACGAGGTGGATACCGGCGGCACGTGCCTTCTGGGTGATGCGCACGATGGACTCTTCGATTTCCTTCGGTGCGGTCATCATCAGGTCAGCGAGCTCGTCGACCACACACACGATGTATGGGTACGCACGGTATTCGCGCTTGGATCCTGGAGGGGTCTCAATTTCGCCAGATTTAATCTTGCGGTTGAAGTCCTTGATGTGGCGCACACGGGTTTGTTTCATGTCCATGTAGCGCTGTTCCATTTCCTCAACCAGCCACTGCAGTGCTGCCGCGGCCTTCTTTGGTTGGGTAATGATCGGCGTAATCAGGTGTGGAATGCCCTCGTATGGTGTGAGTTCCACCATCTTTGGGTCCACCAGAATCAGACGGACTTCTTCTGGCTTTGCACGCGTGAGCAGTGACACCAGCAGCGAGTTCACGAACGCCGACTTACCAGAACCGGTGGAACCAGCCACAAGAAGGTGAGGCATTTTCTGCACGGAGTAGGACACGAAGTCGCCTTCAATATCCTTACCCAAACCAATGAGCATGGAGTCTTTGTTTTCCACGGTGGCACGCGCATTGAGCACATCACCCAGGCGAACCATCTCACGGTCAGAGTTTGGCACCTCAATACCGACTGCTGATTTACCTGGAATTGGGGTCAGCAGACGAACATTCTCAGTCGCCACAGCGTAGGCAATATTGGATTGCAGGTTGGTGATTTTAGAAACCTTCACACCAGGTCCCAGCTCAATTTCATAGCGCGTGACTGTCGGGCCACGGGAGAAACCAGTCACGGTCGCATCAACATTGAACTCACTGAACACGTCAGTAATGGCCTCGATCATGCGATCGTTGGTCTCTGAGTGAAGCTTCGCTGGCTCGCCTGGAATCAGCAGATCGGCACTCGGCAACACATAAGTGCTGTCGCCATCGCTGACAATGTCGGCAGGGGTCGGCGCTACAGGAGCAGGTGCCGCAGGCTTCTTCTCCACGACGGGATCCTTGCCCGATCGCGCAATAATCGCCTGACGCATGCTTTCCCTCGACGCTGCCACCGCATCCGACGCCGGCGCCGGCGCCAGATCTTCCTCGGTCACCGCTGGGAACTCATCAGTTTCGGTGACGCTGGGCTTCTTCAAGATGCTTGTCGACGCCTCCCTCTGCTTCACCTGCGGTTCCGCGGGGGCCTCGGCCTTCGCGTCATCCACGGGATACTTATCCAGCGAGGCCGCTGGGCGGCGCGCAGGTGTTGGGGCTGGCGCAGGAACTGGTGCCGGTGGCGGAGTCAGAGGTGGGGTGCGACGTGGCGCAGCCTTAGGCAGCGCTCGGCTAGGGGTTCTACTTGGTGCACGACCGCTCGCGCGGGATTCCAGCTCGCGTTCCACGTGTCCGTAGAGATCATCGTCTTCCTCGTCGAATTCATCTTCATCGCGGTTAAATCCTGCGAAGCCAAAGAAGCCACCCGCAAATTCGATGAACTCACGAATCGAAATTCCCGTGGTTTTCAACGCTCCCCAGAACAGCAGCAGAAGCAGGATCGGCACCGCCAAGAACACGGAGAATCCCAGTTCCAACGGGGTTCCAATCCACGCACCGATGGCACCGCCAGCAGTCTTTCGGCCCTCCCACTCAGCTGGGTTACCAGCAAAGAGGTGAATCAAGGCCAGCATGCACACGATGATCACACCGATGCCCAACATCACCCTGCCCTGAGCTTGACGCTCTGGAGTGTAACGAAGCATGAGCGCGACAGCCCACCCAATGAGGCCGACCGGCAAGATCCAAGCACCAGCGCCAATAGCGAGGTGAACGATATCGGCGATGAACGTGCCAATCGGTCCACCAATGCCCAGCCACACCGCAGCGCCCAAGACAATTGCAATTCCAACCAGGCTTAATGCAATGCCGTCTGCGTGCTCTTCCACGTAGGCAGAAGTGCGGTTTCCTGATTGCTCATCAAAATCCTCATCGAATTCCGGCTCAGGTTCAACAGCCTTGCTCCGCGATTTTCGTGTGGCGGGTTTCGTTGCGATCTCCTCCTCGAAATCATCAAAATCGTCGAGTACATCTTCGTTTCGACGACGACCAAGTTCACCAATGGAACGGGTCATCTTACCCAAGCCACTCGCGGTGGCACCAAATAGCGTTCCGATACCGGATCCCACAGCGCGAAATGCGCTGCCGGTCCGTTCTTCAGAAGTATCAGCAGCGCGTCGAGCGGTCATCGATGTTGTAAACGCAGCAGTCTCTGACCGGCCACCCCGAGAGGTGCTGGTTGTTGGTTTGCTTCGCCTGGTCGTCGCGGTGGTTTTTGGCCCCGTCGACTTTCCCGATGATCGTGAGCTTCCCCGCTTGGGTGCGCCGTTTCTGACAGTCATGGCCTTAACTCTAGTCGCTCAAACAACTCTATTCACAGAAGCACCACGCGATTCGTCCAAGTTTTCTATAAACTTCCCCGAACAACACCCTCTTGATTGCCTTCAAATGTTAGTTTCACAACATCACGGCCAGACAGCCACAACAGCAGCTCCCCTACCCCACCGCTAATCCGACAGACGTTTTCACCATCGGCCGACACTCCCCGACCTTCATGAAGAACAATCCGCGGAAAACCCACCGGAGCTAGAACCACTGGACGCGGTGATTTAATCATGCGTGGAGCAAGAAGTTTTAAAATGCGGTGCAGCTCTTTGCCATGTGCGTGCTCCATGGGGCGTACTTCTACCTCATCACCTGGCTGCAACGCGCCACGCAGGACATCTTCATGATGGATGAAATGCTCCATGCTATTGCCAATAGAGTCAAGGGCTCGCCATGGATTCAGCCCCTGCGGGCCTTCAGCCCACGCGTTGACAACATCCTCATATGGTCGGGTAAGCGCTTCTTCAAACTCTTCCTTTGCAGGATCCTGCTTTCCAGGAAGCATGCTGCGCAGCGCTGCTCCTGGCTTTTGCTCACGGACATAAAGGTGTGCCGCAAGATCTTTGGTGGTCCATTCGCCGCACAAGGTTGGTGCGTCTGGCCCCTTTTCCAACAGTGATGCTTGAAGTGCTGCTCGTTCTGTTTGTGCGAGATTCATGCAACCAAGACTAGATCAATGTGTAGAAACGCGTTGAGCCCGCGGCACCCAGGTTGGGTGCTGCGGGCTCGCGACGTCGAAAAGCGAAATGCTTTTACAGGGACTCGCGTGAAGCGCGAACCTCATCGTCACCGATGTGCGTGGTTTCCGCAGTCATCGGAATGACGGTTGGCATGATGACCGGCTGGCGCTTCCACTTCTGCTCGACGAAGCGAGAGAGCTTGCGGCGCAGCTGCTGAACCATGCGGTAAGGATCGTTTTCACCTTCAGCTGCAAGATCATTCATGGTGGTTTCGGACAGCTCAGTGACCTCACCCATCATGGACTTTGCATCCTCAGAGAAACCGCTGGTCTGAACGGTTGGGCGCTCCAACAGACGGCCAGTGCGGTTGTCGATGACAGCAGTGATCGAGATCAAGCCACCCTCACCAAGCGAGGTACGGTCTGCAAGGATGTCCGCGTCAATATCACCCATGGTGACACCGTCGACGTAAAGGTTACCAACTGGAATCTGACCAACAACCTGTGCGCGACCGTTGACCATATCAACCACAACACCGTTTTGTGCAAGCACAACGTTGTCGCGGTTAACACCAGTGGAGATAGCCAGTTCCTTGTTGGCGCGCAGGTGGCGCCACTCGCCGTGGACAGGCATAGCGTTCTTCGGACGAGCGGCGTTGTACAAGAACAACAGCTCTCCGGAGTAGCCGTGGCCCGAGGTGTGCACCTTGGCGTCGCGACCGGTAACAACAGTTGCACCGATCTGAGCCAGCATGTTGATGACACCGAACACTGCTTCTTCGTTACCTGGAACCAGGGAGGAAGAAAGGATAATCAAGTCTCCATCACGGACAGTGATCTGTCGGTGCTCACGACGCGCCATGCGAGACAGCGCAGCCATAGGCTCACCCTGAGTACCAGTGGTAATCAGCATGACCTTGTGAGGAGCCATACGAGAAGCATCATCCATGGAAATAATGGTTCCGCGAGGTGCCTTCAGGTAACCAAGCTTCTCCGCAATCTCCATGTTGCGAATCATGGAACGACCGTTGAATGCAACCTTACGGTTGGACGCAACGGCAGCATCCACAGCTGCCTGAACGCGGTACACGTTGGAAGCAAACGACGCCAAAATGACGCGCTGCTTAGCATCGCCGACCAAACGCTTCAGGGTTGGAGCAACATCAGCTTCAGATCCAGAAACACCAGGGGTGGTGGCGTTGGTGGAGTCACACAGCATCAAGTCCACGCCCTCGTCACCGAAACGGGACAATGCAGGCAGGTCAGTTGGGCGTCCATCAGGAGGAGTCTGATCCAGCTTGATGTCACCGGTGTGGATGACCAAACCAGCAGGAGTCTTGATAGCAAGACCAAGGCAGTCTGGGATGGAGTGGTTAACAGCCCAGAAGCGAATGTTGAACGGTCCGCGGTCCTCATTGGACTGCTCGTTGACCTCGATCAGCTTCGGACGCTGACGGTGTTCCTTACACTTAGCTGCAATCAGAGCCAAGGTGAAACGGGATGCCAAGATTGGGATATCGTTGCGCAGCTTCAGCAGCCAGGGAATAGCACCAATGTGGTCTTCGTGTCCGTGAGTAACCACCAATGCATCGACGCGGTGCAGGTGATCCTCAATTGGGCCGAAGTCAGGAAGAATCAGGTCAACGCCTGGCTCACCTGAAGATGGGAAGAGCACACCACAGTCCACGATGAGCAGACGGTTGTTGTACTCAAACACGGTCATGTTGCGACCGATTTCGGAAATGCCACCAAGTGCGTAAATACGCAGACCGTTTGCCGGTGCCTTTGGTGGCTCTGGCAGGCGCTGGGTCAGATCCGCACCCTGCATCGACTTAACAACGTTTCGGCGTCCGCCACCGCGGTTGCCACGGTTTCCGCCCTGACGGTTCTGGTTACCGCTGTTGTTGTTCGCGCCCTCATTGGCGTTTCCGGATCCACGACGTCCACGACCACCGCGACGGTTGTTGTTGGAACGGTTGCGGTTGTTGTTTCCGGACTCGCGGTTCTGGGAACCTTGAGCGTTCTGGGAACCCTGAGAATCTTGGGATCCTTGAGCACCTTGCGCAGCATCCCGATTGTCGTTTCCGGCGGTCTCAGCTTTTACAGCGCTCTGGTTAGAGGAAGCATCTGGTGCCTGAAAGACAGGGGTATCCAGATGGTTTTCCTGACCAGCTTCTGGTGGGCCCGCCTTGCGGGTAACCTTCCGGCCGCGATTTCGGGAATCATTCATATTTATAGAACTCCAGCTTTTTTCATGTCTTCTCGGAGAGCCTCAAGTTCCTGCTCATTTGGAGCCATAATTGGAAGTCGAGGATCTCCTACGTTGATGCCCTGCAGACGCAGAGCAGCTTTTGCCAAGCTGACTCCACCCAAGCGACCTTGGGCAGCTACCAGCGGTGATAGTTTGGCGTTGATTTCCCGCGCACGGACGAGGTCGCCTTCCTCGAAGCTTGTGTACAACTCACGTAATGCTGTGGGGGCTGCATGTCCAATTACGGAAATGAAACCTGATCCGCCCAAAGCAAGCCAAACAAGGTTTAGTGGGTCATCGCCTGAATACCAGGCAAGTCCCGTTTCTTTGATCAATGACGTGGCTGCAACGAGGTCACCCTTGGCGTCCTTGACCGCCAAAATCGTAGGTAATTCACTCAGGCGTCTCATGGTATCAGACTCAATTGGAATACCTGACCGACCAGGAATGTCATAGAGACAAATTGGAACCTCTGTTGCTGCAGCAATTGCACCGAAGTGCGCCAGCAATCCCTCTTGGCTCGGCTTGGAGTAATAAGGAGTTACAACTAAAAGGCCGTCTGCGCCAGCAGAAGCAGCAGCTTCCGCAAGTTCCACAGATGTCCGCGTGTTGTTGGTTCCGACACCGGCGATGAGCTTCGCCCGATCCCCAACTTCCTCACGAACGGCCTTGAGCAGTTCTAGTTTTTCAGCGGCGGTTGTCGTTGGGGATTCACCAGTGGTGCCCGCGAGAACCAAAGAATCCAAGCCCTTATCAACCAAATAAGCCGCGACTTCGCGGCCAGCAGCGATATCGATGTCTCCGGATTCCGTGAATGGAGTAACCATTGCTACTCCAACGGTGCCGAAGTGCTCTACTCCGGTCTTAGCTGTTAAACCTGTGCTCATAGAGTTCAAGGTTACCTTCTTCCCTCATTTGGGGGTTAAACAACCCCGCAAAAAACCTAACAACTTTTGCATAACAATCGCCCAAGCCACATTCCGATAAGAACAATTGACACGAGCAAGAGGTTTTTACGGCTGTCTTTTACAGCCAAAAATGTTGTCTTAACTATATGAATTTTTAGCTCGTGGGTGTGAGCTTTGCGTTAAAAGTCCATGACATACGGGCTTGTTGCCATTTGCGATCCGTCTGCCAAAGTTTCAATCTCAAAATCACCGAAAACAGTTGGCGCTGCTACCTGCAGCTTTCTTAAACATTCTACCGCTACTTCGCGGATTTCGACGTCTGCATGTTCACTGGCTCGCATGCCAATGAAATGCCTCCAGGTGCGGAAGTTTCCAGACACCACGATTCTGGACTCTGTAGCGTTGGGCAGCACAGCGCGAGCTGCTTGACGAGCCTGCTTTTTCCTTAAAAGTGCATTCGGTTCATCGCCAAGTTTTTCTTCCAGCGCATTAAGCAGCTCATTGAAAGCGAACCGAGACTCATCCATGGCGTGCATGAAAAGTTCACGCAACTGCGGATCTTCATCGATGAGAGTGGGCACCACTACTTCCGATTCTCCGCTGTGCACGAAACGCTGAGACAGTTGAGAGAAGGAAAAATGGCGGTGTCGGACCAATTCATGGGTCGCGGACCGAGAAA from Corynebacterium glutamicum ATCC 13032 carries:
- a CDS encoding FtsK/SpoIIIE family DNA translocase, producing MTARRAADTSEERTGSAFRAVGSGIGTLFGATASGLGKMTRSIGELGRRRNEDVLDDFDDFEEEIATKPATRKSRSKAVEPEPEFDEDFDEQSGNRTSAYVEEHADGIALSLVGIAIVLGAAVWLGIGGPIGTFIADIVHLAIGAGAWILPVGLIGWAVALMLRYTPERQAQGRVMLGIGVIIVCMLALIHLFAGNPAEWEGRKTAGGAIGAWIGTPLELGFSVFLAVPILLLLLFWGALKTTGISIREFIEFAGGFFGFAGFNRDEDEFDEEDDDLYGHVERELESRASGRAPSRTPSRALPKAAPRRTPPLTPPPAPVPAPAPTPARRPAASLDKYPVDDAKAEAPAEPQVKQREASTSILKKPSVTETDEFPAVTEEDLAPAPASDAVAASRESMRQAIIARSGKDPVVEKKPAAPAPVAPTPADIVSDGDSTYVLPSADLLIPGEPAKLHSETNDRMIEAITDVFSEFNVDATVTGFSRGPTVTRYEIELGPGVKVSKITNLQSNIAYAVATENVRLLTPIPGKSAVGIEVPNSDREMVRLGDVLNARATVENKDSMLIGLGKDIEGDFVSYSVQKMPHLLVAGSTGSGKSAFVNSLLVSLLTRAKPEEVRLILVDPKMVELTPYEGIPHLITPIITQPKKAAAALQWLVEEMEQRYMDMKQTRVRHIKDFNRKIKSGEIETPPGSKREYRAYPYIVCVVDELADLMMTAPKEIEESIVRITQKARAAGIHLVLATQRPSVDVVTGLIKTNVPSRLAFATSSLTDSRVILDQGGAEKLIGMGDALFIPQGAGKPQRIQGAFVTDEEIQAVVDMAKAQRQPEYTDGVTEDKASEAKKIDADIGNDLEDLLEAVELVVTSQMGSTSMLQRKLRIGFAKAGRLMDLMETRGVVGPSEGSKAREVLVKPEELETILWMLKGADPADAPKEETWDDEVAAEAEEAANTTVVQADPSKGVC
- a CDS encoding TIGR03085 family metal-binding protein, giving the protein MNLAQTERAALQASLLEKGPDAPTLCGEWTTKDLAAHLYVREQKPGAALRSMLPGKQDPAKEEFEEALTRPYEDVVNAWAEGPQGLNPWRALDSIGNSMEHFIHHEDVLRGALQPGDEVEVRPMEHAHGKELHRILKLLAPRMIKSPRPVVLAPVGFPRIVLHEGRGVSADGENVCRISGGVGELLLWLSGRDVVKLTFEGNQEGVVRGSL
- a CDS encoding TerC family protein — protein: MEVNLATWLITIAVIAGFFIFDFYSHVRTPHEPTIKESAWWSLFYVALACVFGVFLWFAWGEPGNPHQHGIEFFTGYVTEKALSVDNLFIFALIMGSFKIPRKYQQKVLLIGIALALVFRLAFILAGAAVIEAWSDVFYIFSIWLIYTAVKLLWDEVRDTPETDPNDMFIIKALRKVIPVTEGYHGDKLTHRFGGKLHLTPLFVALVSIGMVDLMFALDSIPAIYGITTEPYIVFTTNAFALLGLRQMYFLLDGLLDRLVYLPYGLGLILLFIGAKLGLHALHENNLPFINGGENVSVPEVSTVFSLVFIIGVLTITVIASIIKNKRDENQGGIPPKWNAAKYEGDNWETGEEPETGSATVTDISSEKK
- a CDS encoding helix-turn-helix domain-containing protein, translating into MVTYTTLLDKPISESAPRKAPEPLLREALGAALRSFRADKGVTLRELAEASRVSPGYLSELERGRKEVSSELLASVCHALGASVADVLIEAAGSMALQAAQEDLARV
- a CDS encoding CinA family protein, which codes for MSENLAGRVVELLKSRGETLAFCESLTAGLASATIAEIPGASVVLKGGLVTYATELKVALAGVPQELIDAHGVVSPQCARAMATGAAHRCQADWAVSLTGVAGPSKQDGHPVGEVWIGVAGPAHFGASGTIDAYRAFESEQQVILAELGRHHIRESAVQQSFRLLIDHIESQ
- a CDS encoding ribonuclease J, encoding MNDSRNRGRKVTRKAGPPEAGQENHLDTPVFQAPDASSNQSAVKAETAGNDNRDAAQGAQGSQDSQGSQNAQGSQNRESGNNNRNRSNNNRRGGRGRRGSGNANEGANNNSGNQNRQGGNRGNRGGGRRNVVKSMQGADLTQRLPEPPKAPANGLRIYALGGISEIGRNMTVFEYNNRLLIVDCGVLFPSSGEPGVDLILPDFGPIEDHLHRVDALVVTHGHEDHIGAIPWLLKLRNDIPILASRFTLALIAAKCKEHRQRPKLIEVNEQSNEDRGPFNIRFWAVNHSIPDCLGLAIKTPAGLVIHTGDIKLDQTPPDGRPTDLPALSRFGDEGVDLMLCDSTNATTPGVSGSEADVAPTLKRLVGDAKQRVILASFASNVYRVQAAVDAAVASNRKVAFNGRSMIRNMEIAEKLGYLKAPRGTIISMDDASRMAPHKVMLITTGTQGEPMAALSRMARREHRQITVRDGDLIILSSSLVPGNEEAVFGVINMLAQIGATVVTGRDAKVHTSGHGYSGELLFLYNAARPKNAMPVHGEWRHLRANKELAISTGVNRDNVVLAQNGVVVDMVNGRAQVVGQIPVGNLYVDGVTMGDIDADILADRTSLGEGGLISITAVIDNRTGRLLERPTVQTSGFSEDAKSMMGEVTELSETTMNDLAAEGENDPYRMVQQLRRKLSRFVEQKWKRQPVIMPTVIPMTAETTHIGDDEVRASRESL
- a CDS encoding YciI family protein produces the protein MTYFAVLYTYNPDSEKVAEVRTVHREFIANLHAEGKIVGSGPFVDGDGGALIVIKLEEGSNLVDAETLMNNDPFHVENVLDNRVIRSWNPVTKDF
- a CDS encoding PspA/IM30 family protein: MANPFSKAWKYLMALFDSKIEENADPKVQIQQAIEDAQRQHQELSQQAAAVIGNQRQLEMQLNRRLAEIEKLQGNTRQAIQLADKARADGDVKKATEYENAAEAFAAQLVTAEQSVEDTKQLHDQALQQADQAKKAVERNSMALQQKVAERTKLLSQLEQAKMQEKVSESLKSMDSLTSGSTPNLDQVREKIERRYANALGQAELASNSVEGRMAEVEQAGVQMAGHSRLEQIRAEMAGGSLTAGNKQESIEAPAAGNNVTDDAVAQRMRELRGEA
- the pgsA gene encoding CDP-diacylglycerol--glycerol-3-phosphate 3-phosphatidyltransferase, with translation MSDVSAGVNGAQDPSNQAVKPSNWNLPNFLTSLRIIVIPLFAWLTLKGETENNAFAWWALVVFILLMITDKLDGDIARARGLVTDFGKIADPIADKALMTTAFVCFNIIGILPWWVTALIVLREFGITIWRFFQLRAGNVVPASKGGKLKTALQTVAVALYLCPFPSWMDIPSQIVMYAALIVTVVTGLQYLWDSRKSAES